In Aegilops tauschii subsp. strangulata cultivar AL8/78 chromosome 3, Aet v6.0, whole genome shotgun sequence, one genomic interval encodes:
- the LOC109741466 gene encoding probable staphylococcal-like nuclease CAN1: MRSPAAANPAPHLHLAELNSFPPPRSCLPFLVRRAETALRRRAHCHSSSRRSTQNQLHSLQIPGRISHGNPPPPPTRRVILLLLLVVVLGAMGNSIYKFLCGVCSDLSDAAFQPHGAHASVAALGRDILEFQRTKQVPEGLSRHVVSSPAAQANWYKKLQVAWKKARPAPTTPEEAGRLVVLTLKNHQKADVDGLLAFYGLPHPNEAGSAPPPAAGHHAPPAQHSAPAHKPQGVKFELHTLPVDAKAVADGDTVTVYVDTNDAPSEIKKAAAERTKARAARNYPTADALQKTIAAAGYRMVPNAKGVEVLAKKYRIRLSGIDAPESAMPYGKEATEALLKLVEGKCLTVHVYNTDRYGRSVGDLHVGGVFVQEQMLKKGFAWHYTAYDKRPELAKWQSQAQAARKGLWAASKPQEPWEYRKAKRNGNA; this comes from the exons ATGCGCAGTCCGGCCGCAGCCAATCCCGCGCCCCACCTCCACTTGGCAGAGCTCAACAGCTTTCCCCCTCCCCGCTCCTGCCTTCCCTTCCTCGTGAGGCGGGCCGAAACGGCTCTGAGGCGACGCGCACACTGTCATTCTTCCTCCCGCAGATCCACGCAGAACCAACTCCATTCTTTACAGATCCCGGGGCGGATTTCGCACGGAaacccaccgccgccgcccacccGCCGCGTgatcctcctcctgctcctcgtcgtcgtcctagGGGCCATGGGGAACAGTATCTACAAGTTCCTGTGCGGCGTCTGCTCGGACCTCTCCGACGCCGCCTTCCAGCCGCACGGCGCGCACGCCTCCGTCGCCGCGCTCGGCCGCGACATCCTCGAGTTCCAGCGCACCAAGCAGGTCCCCGAGGGCCTCAGCCGCCACGTCGTCTCCTCCCCCGCCGCGCAGGCCAACTG GTACAAGAAGCTCCAAGTGGCATGGAAGAAGGCGAGGCCGGCGCCGACCACACCAGAGGAAGCCGGGCGCCTCGTGGTGCTGACGCTCAAGAACCACCAGAAGGCGGACGTCGACGGCCTCCTCGCCTTCTACGGCCTCCCGCACCCGAACGAGGCGGGATCGGCGCCACCGCCGGCCGCCGGTCACCACGCCCCTCCGGCGCAGCACAGCGCCCCCGCGCACAAGCCCCAGGGCGTCAAGTTCGAGCTGCACACGCTCCCGGTGGACGCCAAGGCGGTGGCGGACGGCGACACGGTGACGGTGTACGTGGACACGAATGACGCTCCCAGCGAGATCAAGAAGGCCGCGGCGGAGCGCACCAAGGCGCGCGCCGCCAGGAACTACCCCACGGCCGACGCGCTCCAGAAGACCATCGCCGCCGCGGGATACAGAATGGTTCCCAACGCCAAGGGCGTTGAGGTGCTCGCCAAGAAGTACAGGATCAGGCTAAG TGGGATCGACGCGCCGGAGAGCGCGATGCCGTACGGGAAGGAGGCCACGGAGGCGCTGCTGAAGCTGGTGGAGGGCAAGTGCCTGACGGTGCACGTCTACAACACCGACCGCTACGGCAGGTCCGTCGGGGATCTCCACGTCGGCGGGGTCTTCGTGCAG GAGCAAATGCTGAAGAAAGGCTTCGCGTGGCACTACACCGCCTACGACAAACGCCCGGAGCTTGCCAAG TGGCAGAGCCAGGCGCAGGCCGCCCGTAAGGGCCTGTGGGCGGCGTCCAAGCCGCAGGAGCCGTGGGAGTACAGGAAGGCGAAACGCAACGGCAACGCGTGA